The window GCGGGTCCGGACGCCGGTATCGTCGGGATATGCCCACTCCCGAATTCGTCCTCGATCTGCGCAAGCACATCGGTCACGCGCCGTTACCCCTCGTGGGCGTCACGGCGGTCGTGTTCCGTGGCGACCGGGTGCTTTTGGGGCGACGCGCTGACAACGGCGAACGTCAACCGGTGTCGGGGATCGTCGAGCCGGGTGAGGAGCCGGCCGATGCCGCGGTGCGGGAGGTGCGCGAAGAAGCAGGCATTGTCGCACGCGCAACCAGACTCGCCTGGGTGCACCAGATGGACCGCGTGACATACGCGAACGGCGACGCCGTCGACTACCTCACACTCACTTTCCGGTGCGAGTGGGTCTCTGGTGAGCCGCATCCTGTCGATGGCGAGCTCACCGAGGTGGGCTGGTATGCCCCGACCGAACTGGACGAGCTCGATGACGACCACAGGCGACGTGTCGAATTGGCGCGGAATGCCGACGAGCCGGCTCGGTATGAGGGCGGGCGTTGACGACGCCGACGCGTACGCTGAGACGATGAGCGAGACGCGTCGTCTGGCCCGC is drawn from Microbacterium protaetiae and contains these coding sequences:
- a CDS encoding NUDIX hydrolase: MPTPEFVLDLRKHIGHAPLPLVGVTAVVFRGDRVLLGRRADNGERQPVSGIVEPGEEPADAAVREVREEAGIVARATRLAWVHQMDRVTYANGDAVDYLTLTFRCEWVSGEPHPVDGELTEVGWYAPTELDELDDDHRRRVELARNADEPARYEGGR